From a single Mesorhizobium shangrilense genomic region:
- the rpsA gene encoding 30S ribosomal protein S1: MSAANPTRDDFASLLEESFTTGHSGEGQVVKGTITAIEKDMAIIDVGLKVEGRVPLKEFGVKGKDTTLKVGDTVEVYVERIENALGEAMLSREKARREESWVRLEEKFTKGERVEGVIFNQVKGGFTVDLDGAVAFLPRSQVDIRPIRDVSPLMHNPQPFEILKMDRRRGNIVVSRRTVLEESRAEQRSEIVQNLEEGQVVEGVVKNITDYGAFVDLGGIDGLLHVTDMAWRRVNHPTEILNIGQTVKVQIIRINQETHRISLGMKQLESDPWSEIGTKFPIGKKIKGTVTNITDYGAFVELEPGIEGLIHVSEMSWTKKNVHPGKILSTTQEVDVVVLEVDPAKRRISLGLKQTLENPWEAFARNHPVGSQVEGEVKNKTEFGLFIGLEGDVDGMVHLSDLDWTRPGEQVIEEYNRGDMVKAQVLDVDIEKERISLGIKQLAKDTVGEAATSGELRKNAVVTCEVIGVKDGGLEVRLVDSGIETFIKRSDLSRDRDEQRPERFTVGQKVDARVIAFDKKTRKLQVSIKALEIAEEKEAVAQYGSTDSGASLGDILGAALKKQGS; this comes from the coding sequence ATGTCAGCTGCAAATCCCACTCGCGATGATTTCGCGAGCCTGCTCGAAGAATCATTCACCACCGGCCACTCCGGCGAAGGTCAGGTCGTCAAGGGCACGATCACCGCGATCGAAAAGGACATGGCCATCATCGACGTCGGCCTCAAGGTCGAAGGCCGCGTGCCGCTGAAGGAATTCGGCGTCAAGGGCAAGGACACCACCCTCAAGGTCGGTGACACCGTCGAAGTCTATGTCGAGCGCATCGAGAACGCGCTTGGCGAAGCGATGCTTTCCCGTGAGAAGGCCCGCCGCGAAGAGAGCTGGGTCCGTCTCGAAGAGAAGTTCACCAAGGGTGAGCGCGTTGAAGGCGTCATCTTCAACCAGGTCAAGGGCGGCTTTACCGTCGACCTCGACGGCGCCGTGGCCTTCCTGCCGCGCAGCCAGGTCGATATCCGCCCGATCCGCGACGTCTCCCCGCTGATGCACAACCCGCAGCCCTTCGAGATCCTCAAGATGGATCGCCGCCGCGGCAACATCGTGGTGTCGCGCCGCACCGTGCTCGAGGAGAGCCGCGCCGAACAGCGTTCGGAAATCGTGCAGAACCTCGAAGAAGGCCAGGTTGTCGAAGGCGTCGTCAAGAACATCACCGACTACGGTGCGTTCGTCGACCTCGGCGGCATCGACGGCCTGCTGCATGTCACCGACATGGCATGGCGCCGCGTCAACCATCCGACCGAAATCCTCAACATCGGTCAGACGGTCAAGGTGCAGATCATCCGCATCAACCAGGAAACCCACCGCATCTCGCTCGGCATGAAGCAGCTCGAGAGCGATCCGTGGTCCGAGATCGGCACCAAGTTCCCGATCGGCAAGAAGATCAAGGGTACCGTCACCAACATCACCGACTACGGCGCGTTCGTCGAGCTGGAGCCGGGCATCGAGGGTCTCATCCACGTTTCGGAAATGTCGTGGACGAAGAAGAACGTGCATCCCGGCAAGATCCTGTCGACGACGCAGGAAGTCGACGTGGTGGTGCTCGAGGTCGATCCGGCCAAGCGCCGCATCTCGCTCGGTCTCAAGCAGACGCTGGAAAACCCGTGGGAAGCCTTCGCGCGCAACCATCCGGTCGGCAGCCAGGTCGAGGGCGAGGTCAAGAACAAGACCGAGTTCGGCCTGTTCATCGGCCTGGAGGGCGACGTGGACGGCATGGTGCACCTTTCCGACCTCGACTGGACCCGTCCGGGCGAGCAGGTCATCGAAGAGTACAATCGCGGCGACATGGTCAAGGCGCAGGTGCTCGACGTCGACATCGAGAAGGAGCGCATCTCGCTCGGCATCAAGCAGCTGGCCAAGGATACGGTTGGCGAGGCAGCGACCTCGGGCGAACTGCGCAAGAACGCGGTCGTCACCTGTGAAGTCATCGGCGTCAAGGATGGCGGTCTGGAAGTGCGGCTGGTCGACAGCGGCATCGAGACCTTCATCAAGCGCTCCGACTTGAGCCGCGACCGCGACGAGCAGCGCCCCGAGCGCTTCACCGTCGGCCAGAAGGTCGATGCCCGCGTCATCGCCTTCGACAAGAAGACCCGCAAGCTGCAGGTCTCGATCAAGGCGCTGGAAATCGCCGAAGAGAAGGAAGCGGTCGCACAGTACGGCTCGACCGACTCCGGCGCTTCGCTGGGCGATATCCTGGGTGCCGCGCTGAAGAAGCAGGGCAGCTAA